One window from the genome of Bacillus mesophilus encodes:
- a CDS encoding glutaredoxin family protein has translation MKTAMITFYTKENCPLCDKAKLIIEELANEFSITIEEKDIYKDDQLLELYQVMIPVISLNGEELAYGLIDYQDVRNQLIEKMG, from the coding sequence ATGAAGACAGCCATGATAACATTCTATACAAAAGAAAATTGTCCGCTCTGTGATAAGGCAAAACTTATTATTGAGGAACTTGCAAATGAGTTTTCGATCACTATTGAAGAAAAAGATATTTATAAGGATGATCAGCTGTTAGAGCTATATCAGGTAATGATCCCAGTTATTTCACTTAACGGAGAAGAACTTGCATATGGGTTAATTGATTATCAAGACGTTAGAAATCAATTAATTGAAAAAATGGGTTAA
- the yvfG gene encoding protein YvfG → MTDTFSVEYFTENLRKHVELHSEFNDRVDAMNSYYRSIVSTLVSEKLTGTSETLSRIRNLDDAYTNVKSQEF, encoded by the coding sequence ATGACTGATACTTTCTCTGTTGAGTACTTTACAGAAAACTTAAGAAAGCATGTTGAACTACATTCAGAGTTTAACGATCGAGTCGATGCCATGAACAGTTACTATCGCTCTATCGTATCAACCCTTGTAAGCGAAAAGCTAACGGGTACCTCTGAAACACTTTCACGAATCCGCAATCTAGACGACGCTTACACAAACGTGAAGTCACAGGAATTCTAA
- a CDS encoding DUF3817 domain-containing protein: MTLKNSVGRLRIIGLIEGLSYIILLGIAMPLKYMADMPMAVTIVGGIHGVLFVLFILALAHVYFTYRLSFWFGLGAVISSLIPFGTFVLDKRLKYIEDPVVFIKNYKQM; the protein is encoded by the coding sequence ATGACATTAAAAAATTCCGTTGGTCGCTTAAGGATTATTGGTCTGATTGAAGGCTTATCTTATATCATTTTATTAGGAATTGCGATGCCGTTAAAGTATATGGCTGACATGCCTATGGCTGTAACGATTGTGGGTGGCATTCACGGTGTATTATTTGTTTTATTTATATTAGCTCTAGCTCATGTATATTTCACTTATCGTCTATCGTTCTGGTTTGGACTCGGAGCTGTTATTTCTTCTCTTATCCCTTTTGGAACCTTTGTTTTAGACAAGCGTTTAAAATATATTGAAGATCCTGTTGTGTTTATCAAAAATTATAAACAAATGTAG
- the clpP gene encoding ATP-dependent Clp endopeptidase proteolytic subunit ClpP has translation MNLIPTVIEQTNRGERAYDIYSRLLKDRIIMLGSGIDDNVANSIVSQLLFLAAEDPDKDISLYINSPGGSITAGMAIYDTMQFIKPKVSTICIGMAASMGAFLLAAGEKGKRYALPNSEVMIHQPLGGAQGQATEIEIAAKRILFLRSKLNEILAERTGQPIEVIERDTERDNFITADRAMEYGLVDQVLSKDNK, from the coding sequence ATGAATTTAATTCCAACGGTTATTGAACAAACAAATCGCGGTGAAAGAGCTTATGATATTTACTCACGTCTTTTAAAAGACAGAATTATTATGCTAGGTTCTGGAATCGACGATAACGTTGCAAACTCAATCGTTTCTCAGCTTCTATTCTTAGCTGCTGAAGATCCAGATAAAGATATTTCATTATACATAAACAGCCCTGGTGGTTCAATTACTGCAGGTATGGCTATTTATGATACAATGCAATTTATCAAACCTAAGGTTTCAACGATCTGTATCGGAATGGCTGCATCAATGGGTGCATTCTTACTTGCTGCAGGTGAAAAAGGAAAGCGTTATGCTCTTCCTAACAGTGAAGTTATGATTCACCAACCATTAGGTGGTGCACAAGGTCAAGCAACGGAAATCGAAATTGCTGCTAAGCGTATTTTATTCCTTCGCTCGAAGCTAAATGAAATCCTAGCTGAACGTACTGGCCAACCAATCGAAGTAATCGAGCGCGACACAGAGCGTGATAACTTCATAACAGCTGATAGAGCAATGGAATATGGTTTAGTCGATCAAGTATTGTCAAAAGATAACAAGTAA
- a CDS encoding sugar-binding transcriptional regulator — translation MKSLLEVQKKLLPDLLSIMQKRYRILQYIRLTEPIGRRALSVALEITERVLRAEVDFLKDQGLLSMTTAGMGLTEEGQNLLFELEEMMKEVTGLKMLELELQTTLNVKRVVVVAGDSDVSPLVKQEMGRATVASMKEYMTEETIIAVTGGTTLASVADRMSPDPRQKNVLFVPARGGLGEQVENQANTICAKMAEKAMGHYRLLHVPGQLSNDAYQSLIEEPSVKEVLDQIKSARMVIHGIGDAITMAERRKTSSNDLTTIIEEKAVAEAFGYYFNREGHVVHKVKTIGIQLDDLKNAKCVIAVAGGSSKAEAIRAFMKQGHDTIIITDEGAAKQLVKG, via the coding sequence ATGAAATCTTTATTAGAAGTACAAAAGAAATTGTTACCCGATCTTCTTTCCATTATGCAAAAGCGGTATCGAATCCTGCAGTATATTCGATTAACAGAACCCATTGGGAGAAGAGCATTGTCTGTGGCTTTAGAGATTACCGAAAGAGTCCTTCGAGCCGAAGTGGACTTCCTAAAAGACCAAGGGTTATTATCAATGACCACTGCTGGAATGGGTTTAACTGAGGAAGGCCAAAATCTACTTTTCGAACTAGAGGAAATGATGAAGGAAGTAACCGGTCTAAAAATGCTAGAGCTAGAGCTTCAAACCACTTTAAATGTAAAGCGGGTTGTTGTGGTTGCAGGTGACAGTGATGTTTCCCCTCTTGTGAAACAGGAAATGGGTAGAGCAACTGTTGCATCCATGAAGGAATACATGACAGAAGAAACTATTATCGCGGTTACCGGTGGGACTACATTAGCATCAGTTGCTGATCGAATGAGTCCTGATCCTAGACAAAAAAATGTTCTATTTGTTCCGGCAAGAGGTGGTCTTGGCGAGCAGGTTGAAAATCAGGCAAACACGATTTGTGCGAAGATGGCTGAAAAGGCCATGGGGCATTATCGTCTGCTACATGTACCCGGACAACTTAGCAACGATGCCTATCAATCTTTAATAGAAGAACCTTCTGTTAAAGAAGTACTAGATCAAATAAAATCAGCTAGAATGGTCATTCATGGTATTGGAGATGCTATTACTATGGCTGAACGGCGAAAAACATCGTCAAATGATCTAACCACCATTATTGAAGAAAAGGCAGTTGCAGAAGCATTTGGCTATTACTTTAATCGAGAAGGACACGTCGTACATAAAGTGAAAACCATTGGCATACAACTTGATGATTTAAAGAATGCTAAATGTGTGATAGCGGTTGCGGGTGGCTCTTCAAAAGCAGAAGCAATTCGGGCATTTATGAAGCAAGGTCATGACACCATCATCATTACAGATGAAGGTGCAGCAAAGCAGTTAGTAAAGGGATAA
- the tpiA gene encoding triose-phosphate isomerase: MRKPIIAGNWKMHKVLSEAKGFIEEVKGLVPSQEKVDAVVCAPALFLESLVQQTQGTDVKIGAQNMHFEDQGAFTGEVSPVALKDLGVSYSIIGHSERRELFAETDESVNKKTLSAFQHGLVPIVCCGETLEQREGGQTNEFVGSQVQKALTGLTEEQVKQTVIAYEPIWAIGTGKTASAQDANEVCAHIRQTVAAQFSENAANAVRIQYGGSVKPSNIKEFLSQPDIDGALVGGASLEASSYLQLLEAVAND; the protein is encoded by the coding sequence ATGCGTAAACCAATTATCGCGGGAAACTGGAAAATGCACAAAGTACTTTCCGAGGCAAAGGGCTTTATTGAAGAAGTAAAAGGACTTGTTCCTTCTCAAGAAAAAGTGGATGCTGTTGTTTGTGCACCAGCCCTGTTCTTAGAAAGTCTTGTTCAACAAACACAAGGTACAGATGTTAAAATTGGAGCTCAAAATATGCACTTTGAGGATCAGGGTGCATTTACTGGTGAAGTTAGCCCAGTTGCTCTTAAGGACCTAGGAGTTAGCTACAGTATTATTGGTCACTCAGAGCGTCGCGAGCTTTTTGCAGAAACAGATGAATCTGTTAACAAAAAGACATTATCTGCGTTCCAACATGGTCTGGTTCCAATTGTATGTTGCGGAGAAACATTAGAACAACGCGAAGGTGGACAAACAAATGAGTTCGTCGGTAGCCAAGTTCAAAAGGCTCTTACTGGATTAACAGAAGAGCAAGTGAAGCAAACGGTCATCGCATACGAGCCAATTTGGGCAATTGGAACTGGTAAAACGGCTTCAGCACAGGATGCGAATGAAGTGTGTGCTCATATTCGTCAAACGGTTGCAGCACAGTTTTCTGAGAATGCTGCTAATGCAGTCAGAATTCAATATGGTGGAAGTGTAAAGCCTTCTAATATTAAAGAATTCTTATCGCAGCCAGATATCGACGGTGCATTAGTTGGTGGTGCAAGTCTAGAAGCTTCTTCTTATTTACAGCTTTTGGAGGCAGTTGCAAATGACTAA
- a CDS encoding phosphoglycerate kinase — MNKKSIRDVDLKGKRVFCRVDFNVPMRDGEVGDDTRIRAALPTIQYLSEQGAKVILASHLGRPKGQVVEELRLDAVAKRLSDLSGKTVIKVDEAYGDEAELGISKLNEGDLLLLENVRFYPGEEKNDADLAKEFANLADVYVNDAFGAAHRAHASTAGIAQHLPAVAGFLMEKELEVLGKALSNPERPFTAIIGGAKVKDKIGVIDNLLDKVDNLIIGGGLAYTFIKAQGHDVGKSLLEEDKLDLALSFMNKAKEKGVNFYMPVDAVVADEFSNDAETKVVSIDSIPSDWEALDIGPETSEIYKKVVSESKLVMWNGPMGVFELESFANGTKAVAQALADATDAYTVIGGGDSAAAAEKFGLAEKMDHISTGGGASLEFIEGKELPGVVALNDK; from the coding sequence ATGAACAAAAAATCTATTCGTGATGTCGATTTAAAAGGAAAGCGAGTGTTTTGTCGTGTAGACTTTAACGTTCCAATGCGTGACGGTGAAGTTGGCGATGATACTCGTATTCGTGCAGCATTACCAACGATTCAATACTTATCAGAACAGGGTGCAAAGGTCATTCTTGCTTCTCACCTAGGTAGACCAAAAGGACAGGTTGTAGAAGAGCTTCGCTTAGACGCAGTTGCTAAGAGATTAAGTGACCTTTCTGGAAAAACAGTAATTAAGGTAGATGAGGCTTACGGTGATGAGGCAGAGCTAGGCATTTCTAAACTTAATGAAGGCGATCTTTTGCTATTAGAAAATGTTCGTTTTTATCCGGGTGAGGAAAAGAATGATGCTGACCTAGCTAAAGAGTTTGCTAACTTAGCGGATGTTTATGTGAACGATGCTTTTGGTGCAGCTCACCGTGCTCATGCTTCAACAGCAGGGATCGCTCAACATCTTCCGGCAGTAGCTGGCTTCTTAATGGAAAAGGAATTAGAAGTACTAGGTAAAGCTTTATCAAATCCAGAACGTCCATTTACAGCCATCATTGGTGGTGCAAAGGTAAAGGACAAAATTGGTGTAATTGATAATCTACTTGATAAGGTTGATAACCTCATCATTGGTGGAGGCCTTGCTTATACGTTTATAAAAGCACAAGGACATGATGTTGGGAAGTCGTTGCTAGAAGAAGATAAGCTTGATCTTGCCCTTTCATTCATGAACAAGGCAAAGGAAAAGGGTGTAAACTTTTACATGCCAGTCGATGCCGTTGTTGCTGATGAATTCTCAAACGATGCAGAAACAAAGGTAGTTTCGATTGATTCGATCCCTTCTGATTGGGAAGCACTAGATATCGGTCCAGAAACAAGCGAAATCTATAAAAAGGTTGTCTCTGAATCTAAGCTTGTGATGTGGAACGGTCCAATGGGAGTATTTGAATTAGAATCATTCGCAAACGGTACAAAAGCAGTAGCTCAAGCCTTAGCAGATGCTACAGATGCCTACACAGTTATTGGTGGAGGAGACTCAGCTGCAGCAGCAGAGAAATTCGGTCTTGCTGAAAAGATGGACCACATTTCAACAGGTGGCGGTGCATCTCTTGAGTTTATTGAAGGTAAAGAACTACCGGGTGTAGTTGCTTTAAATGATAAATAA
- the eno gene encoding phosphopyruvate hydratase: protein MPFIIDVYAREVLDSRGNPTIEVEVYTESGAMGRALVPSGASTGEHEAVELRDGDKSRYLGKGVEKAVDNVNEVIAPEIIGLDVTDQVAIDELLIDLDGTENKGKLGANAILGVSMAAARAAADYLDLPLYKYLGGFNAKTLPVPMMNIINGGAHADNSVDIQEFMVMPVGAESFKEALRTGTEIFHHLKDVLKEKGHNTAVGDEGGFAPNLGSNEEALQTIIEAIERAGYKPGEEVRLAMDVAASELYSKEDGKYHLKGEGVVKTSAEMVDWYEELVSKYPIISIEDGLDENDWDGHKLLTERLGTKVQLVGDDLFVTNTSKLSEGIQNGVSNSILIKVNQIGTLTETFEAIEMAKRAGYTAVISHRSGETEDSTIADIAVATNAGQIKTGAPSRTDRVAKYNQLLRIEDELGFTGLYGGLDSFYNIKK, encoded by the coding sequence ATGCCATTTATCATTGATGTTTATGCTCGTGAAGTTTTAGACTCTCGCGGAAATCCAACAATTGAGGTTGAAGTTTACACAGAATCAGGTGCAATGGGTCGTGCTCTAGTACCAAGCGGTGCTTCTACAGGTGAACATGAAGCAGTAGAACTACGTGATGGTGATAAGAGCCGTTACTTAGGAAAAGGTGTAGAAAAAGCAGTTGATAACGTAAATGAAGTGATTGCTCCAGAAATCATTGGTCTAGATGTAACAGATCAAGTAGCAATCGACGAATTATTAATAGACTTAGATGGTACTGAAAACAAAGGGAAGCTAGGCGCTAACGCAATCCTAGGAGTATCTATGGCTGCTGCTCGTGCTGCTGCTGACTATTTAGATCTTCCACTTTATAAATACTTAGGTGGATTTAATGCTAAAACTCTACCAGTACCAATGATGAACATTATTAACGGTGGAGCTCATGCTGATAACTCTGTTGATATTCAGGAATTTATGGTAATGCCTGTTGGTGCTGAAAGCTTTAAAGAAGCTTTACGTACAGGAACAGAGATTTTCCACCACCTAAAAGATGTATTAAAAGAAAAAGGTCATAACACGGCTGTAGGTGACGAAGGTGGATTTGCACCGAACCTAGGTTCAAACGAAGAAGCTCTTCAAACGATTATTGAAGCGATTGAGCGCGCTGGTTATAAGCCAGGTGAAGAAGTGCGACTTGCAATGGACGTTGCAGCTTCAGAGCTATATAGCAAAGAAGATGGAAAGTATCATCTAAAGGGTGAGGGTGTTGTAAAAACATCTGCTGAAATGGTTGATTGGTACGAGGAGCTTGTTTCTAAATATCCAATCATCTCTATTGAAGATGGACTTGATGAAAATGACTGGGACGGCCACAAGCTTTTAACTGAGCGTCTTGGAACAAAGGTTCAGCTTGTAGGTGATGATCTATTTGTTACAAACACAAGCAAGCTTTCTGAAGGAATTCAAAATGGAGTGAGTAACTCAATCCTAATTAAAGTTAACCAAATTGGTACATTAACAGAAACGTTCGAAGCCATTGAAATGGCGAAGCGTGCGGGTTATACTGCAGTTATTTCTCACCGCTCTGGTGAAACAGAAGATAGCACAATTGCTGATATTGCTGTTGCTACTAATGCAGGGCAAATCAAGACAGGTGCACCTTCTCGTACAGATCGTGTTGCGAAATACAACCAACTTCTTCGCATTGAAGATGAGCTTGGCTTTACAGGACTTTACGGTGGTCTTGATTCGTTTTATAACATCAAGAAGTAA
- the gap gene encoding type I glyceraldehyde-3-phosphate dehydrogenase — protein sequence MTVKIGINGFGRIGRNVFRAALNNPNVEVVAVNDLTDAKTLAHLLKYDTVHGRLDAEVSVKENTLVVGGKEIKVLAERDPAQLGWGKLGVDIVVESTGRFTDRADAAKHLEAGAKKVIISAPASNEDITVVMGVNEDQYDAANHHVLSNASCTTNCLAPFAKILNDQFGIKKGMMTTVHSYTNDQQILDLPHKDYRRARAAAENIIPTSTGAAKAVSLVLPELKGKLNGMAMRVPTPNVSLVDLVVELEKNVTAEEINAAFKEAAEGNLKGILAYSEEPLVSSDYNGDPHSSTIDALSTMVLEGNLVKVVSWYDNESGYSHRVVDLAEYMVQKGL from the coding sequence ATGACAGTAAAAATAGGTATTAATGGGTTTGGACGTATTGGACGTAATGTATTTCGTGCAGCATTAAACAATCCTAACGTAGAAGTAGTAGCAGTAAATGACTTAACAGATGCTAAGACATTAGCTCATCTATTAAAATATGACACGGTGCACGGAAGATTAGATGCTGAGGTTTCTGTAAAAGAAAATACATTAGTAGTTGGTGGCAAAGAAATTAAGGTATTAGCAGAGCGTGACCCTGCTCAATTAGGTTGGGGTAAATTAGGAGTAGATATCGTAGTTGAATCAACTGGTCGTTTTACAGACCGTGCAGATGCAGCAAAGCATTTAGAAGCTGGAGCAAAGAAAGTTATTATTTCTGCACCGGCAAGCAACGAAGATATCACAGTAGTAATGGGTGTTAACGAAGATCAGTATGATGCAGCTAACCATCATGTTCTTTCAAACGCATCTTGTACAACTAACTGTTTAGCACCATTTGCAAAAATTCTTAATGACCAATTTGGAATTAAGAAAGGTATGATGACAACTGTTCACTCTTACACAAACGATCAGCAAATCCTAGATTTACCACATAAGGATTATCGTCGTGCTCGTGCTGCAGCTGAAAATATCATCCCAACTTCAACAGGTGCAGCAAAGGCAGTATCACTTGTTCTTCCTGAGTTAAAAGGAAAGCTAAACGGTATGGCAATGCGTGTGCCAACTCCAAATGTATCTTTAGTTGACTTAGTAGTTGAGCTTGAAAAGAATGTAACAGCTGAAGAAATCAATGCTGCATTCAAAGAAGCTGCTGAAGGTAATTTAAAAGGAATTCTTGCATATAGTGAAGAGCCATTAGTATCTAGCGACTATAATGGTGATCCACATTCTTCTACAATCGATGCTCTTTCTACGATGGTATTAGAAGGTAACCTAGTGAAGGTTGTATCTTGGTATGACAACGAGTCTGGTTACTCTCACCGTGTAGTAGACCTAGCTGAGTATATGGTACAAAAGGGTCTGTAA
- the rpoN gene encoding RNA polymerase factor sigma-54, giving the protein MKTGLVQQQTTKLALTKELRQAITLLQYTSFELTTYINELSLENPFIELHDPVHTRKISKPRFSDKQLEYEVAAPTAPTLSEHIQTQLILHPITLPFQNKVMFLIHNLDDQGYLRESLEDLSFEGVYTIDELAEALAYIQDELEPIGIGAQSLQQSLLIQLRRRYPNAILTYKIVDHYFTQLAERKWELISKALKISTEEIKKSFALIQTLNPRPGSEYRKGEISYIVPDLFIEKHSGQYKVLINDRSYTPFTINKDYLTLKSQNVDQASADYLRSKYQEANWVKQSVEQRKRTMVRVTEAIVSKQEEFFEKGASFLQPLTLREIANEVEMHESTISRTVRGKYLQSPAGVFELKYFFTSKVKSTSDQEISSISVKEIITTIIKEENKKRPLSDQKISAMLKEEHKLKVSRRTVAKYREQLHIPSSSARKQF; this is encoded by the coding sequence ATGAAAACAGGTCTAGTACAGCAACAAACGACGAAGCTTGCATTAACAAAGGAACTTAGGCAAGCGATTACATTGCTCCAATATACATCGTTTGAACTCACTACTTATATAAATGAGTTATCACTAGAAAACCCGTTTATTGAACTTCATGACCCAGTCCATACTAGAAAAATTAGTAAACCTAGATTTTCCGATAAACAACTAGAATATGAGGTGGCTGCACCAACTGCACCAACCTTATCTGAACATATACAAACACAACTTATCTTGCATCCCATCACTTTACCTTTCCAAAACAAGGTGATGTTTCTCATTCATAACTTAGATGATCAAGGTTATTTACGAGAATCCTTAGAAGACTTAAGTTTTGAAGGTGTCTACACCATAGATGAGCTCGCTGAAGCGTTGGCCTATATACAGGACGAGCTTGAGCCGATTGGAATCGGTGCACAAAGTCTTCAGCAATCTCTACTTATTCAACTAAGAAGAAGGTATCCCAATGCAATTTTGACATATAAAATTGTCGACCACTATTTTACCCAGTTAGCTGAGCGTAAATGGGAACTCATTAGTAAGGCTCTTAAAATATCAACGGAAGAAATCAAAAAGTCATTTGCATTAATTCAGACATTGAATCCCCGTCCTGGGTCGGAATATAGGAAGGGAGAAATCAGTTATATTGTGCCCGATTTATTTATAGAAAAACACAGTGGACAATATAAAGTATTAATCAATGATCGCTCGTACACTCCTTTTACGATCAATAAAGACTATCTCACTTTAAAAAGCCAGAATGTCGATCAAGCTTCCGCTGATTATTTAAGAAGTAAATATCAGGAAGCGAATTGGGTAAAGCAAAGTGTAGAGCAACGAAAGAGAACGATGGTAAGGGTAACCGAAGCAATCGTTAGTAAGCAGGAGGAATTTTTTGAAAAAGGTGCTTCATTTCTTCAGCCACTTACATTAAGGGAAATTGCTAATGAAGTGGAGATGCACGAATCCACGATTAGTCGAACGGTTAGAGGGAAGTATCTTCAATCTCCAGCAGGTGTATTTGAACTTAAGTATTTTTTTACTTCGAAAGTTAAATCGACGAGCGATCAAGAAATATCCTCTATAAGTGTGAAAGAAATCATTACTACAATCATTAAAGAAGAAAATAAGAAAAGGCCTTTATCAGATCAAAAAATATCTGCTATGTTAAAAGAAGAACATAAACTTAAGGTATCAAGAAGGACTGTTGCGAAATACCGTGAACAGCTTCATATTCCTTCATCATCAGCACGAAAACAATTCTAA
- the gpmI gene encoding 2,3-bisphosphoglycerate-independent phosphoglycerate mutase, with translation MTKPVALIILDGFALRDETMGNAVAQANKPNFDQLWKDYPHQMLTASGEAVGLPEGQMGNSEVGHLNIGAGRVVYQSLTRVNVAIREGHFEQNETFKEAMNHVKQKGTNLHIFGLLSDGGIHSHIHHLYALLELAKFEGITNVYIHGFLDGRDVGPQTAKKYIEALDGKMQELGVGQIATLSGRYYSMDRDQRWERVEKSYRAMVYGEGPTYTNAMECVADSYENGIHDEFVLPSVITNEDGTPIQTIKDDDAVIFYNFRPDRAIQISNTFTNEDFRPFDRGVQHPKNLHFVCLTHFSETVQGYVAFKPSNLDNTLGEVLSQNGLKQLRIAETEKYPHVTFFFNGGREKPFPGEERILISSPKVATYDLQPEMSAYEVTDALLNEISADKHDVIILNFANPDMVGHSGMLEPTVKAIEVVDECLGKIVKAIQEKGGVSIITADHGNADEVTTMEGTPMTAHTTNPVPVIVVKDGIALREDGILGDLAPTVLDLLNLSLPKEMTGTSLIK, from the coding sequence ATGACTAAGCCTGTTGCTTTGATCATCTTGGATGGATTTGCTTTACGTGATGAGACAATGGGAAATGCTGTCGCACAAGCAAATAAACCCAATTTTGATCAACTTTGGAAGGACTATCCTCATCAGATGTTAACGGCATCTGGTGAGGCGGTTGGCCTTCCTGAGGGTCAAATGGGTAACTCTGAGGTTGGTCATTTAAATATTGGTGCAGGAAGAGTTGTGTATCAGAGCTTAACAAGAGTGAATGTGGCGATTAGAGAAGGACATTTTGAGCAAAATGAGACCTTCAAAGAAGCGATGAATCATGTTAAGCAGAAGGGTACAAATCTACATATTTTTGGGCTGTTATCGGATGGTGGGATTCATTCTCATATACATCACCTTTATGCCTTACTAGAACTTGCTAAATTTGAAGGTATCACCAATGTATATATTCACGGTTTCTTAGATGGCCGTGACGTTGGACCTCAAACTGCTAAAAAGTATATCGAAGCACTTGATGGAAAAATGCAGGAGCTTGGCGTTGGACAAATTGCGACATTATCAGGAAGATATTATTCCATGGACCGTGATCAACGCTGGGAGCGTGTTGAGAAATCTTACCGTGCAATGGTGTATGGAGAAGGACCAACTTATACTAATGCGATGGAATGTGTAGCGGATTCTTATGAAAATGGAATTCATGATGAATTCGTACTGCCATCTGTCATTACGAATGAAGATGGGACCCCAATCCAAACGATAAAAGACGATGATGCGGTCATTTTTTATAATTTTAGACCTGATCGTGCGATTCAAATATCAAATACTTTTACAAATGAGGATTTTAGACCGTTTGACCGCGGTGTTCAACATCCCAAGAATCTGCACTTTGTCTGCTTAACGCATTTTAGTGAGACGGTTCAGGGGTATGTTGCATTTAAGCCGTCAAACCTTGATAATACTCTTGGTGAAGTATTATCACAAAATGGTTTAAAGCAGCTTCGAATTGCAGAAACTGAAAAATATCCACATGTTACATTCTTCTTTAACGGTGGTCGGGAAAAACCTTTTCCAGGTGAAGAGCGTATTCTAATTAGCTCGCCAAAGGTAGCTACATATGATTTACAACCTGAAATGAGTGCGTACGAAGTAACAGATGCATTATTGAATGAGATTAGTGCAGATAAGCATGATGTAATCATTCTTAACTTTGCCAACCCAGATATGGTTGGACACTCTGGAATGCTAGAACCAACCGTCAAGGCGATCGAGGTTGTTGATGAATGCTTAGGGAAAATTGTAAAGGCAATACAGGAGAAGGGTGGAGTCTCCATTATAACGGCAGACCATGGTAATGCCGATGAGGTAACGACTATGGAAGGTACACCAATGACAGCTCATACCACAAATCCTGTTCCAGTCATTGTTGTTAAAGATGGGATTGCATTAAGAGAAGATGGAATCCTAGGGGATTTAGCACCTACCGTATTAGATTTATTAAACCTTTCACTTCCAAAGGAAATGACGGGAACATCATTAATTAAATAG